The following proteins are co-located in the Rhodococcus opacus B4 genome:
- a CDS encoding chorismate mutase: protein MTTARPALARRAAVAAALLGLLTAGGAAPASAQTRPLQPMVEAVSLRLATADTVASAKWGTPSPIDDPAREAQVLGAVATQAVDEGLSAPRVQQIFRDQIEANKAVQRALFSWWSVAPGAAPTVRPDLTQVRPVIDRQNTDILLQLREQQAVLAGPGCVPALVDAAVAVAAEQRLDALHQATLARALVSICGAVRE, encoded by the coding sequence ATGACGACGGCCCGGCCCGCACTCGCCCGGAGGGCGGCCGTCGCCGCGGCGCTGCTCGGACTGCTGACGGCGGGTGGTGCCGCCCCCGCGAGTGCGCAGACCCGCCCGCTGCAACCGATGGTCGAGGCGGTGTCGCTGCGCCTGGCCACGGCAGACACGGTGGCGTCCGCGAAGTGGGGCACGCCGTCGCCGATCGACGATCCCGCGCGCGAGGCGCAGGTGCTGGGGGCGGTCGCCACTCAGGCGGTCGACGAGGGCCTCAGCGCGCCGAGGGTGCAGCAGATCTTCCGGGACCAGATCGAGGCCAACAAGGCGGTGCAGCGCGCGCTGTTCTCCTGGTGGAGCGTCGCGCCGGGGGCGGCGCCGACCGTCCGGCCCGACCTGACGCAGGTCCGCCCGGTCATCGACCGCCAGAACACGGACATCCTCCTGCAGTTGCGTGAGCAGCAGGCCGTGCTCGCGGGTCCGGGTTGCGTGCCCGCTCTCGTCGACGCCGCGGTCGCGGTGGCGGCCGAGCAGCGCCTCGACGCGCTGCATCAGGCGACGCTGGCCCGCGCACTCGTGTCGATCTGCGGCGCAGTCCGCGAATGA
- a CDS encoding helix-turn-helix domain-containing protein, which yields MISKVATLLLDRVSMFEFGVVCEVFGIDRTEYGVPAFDFRICGIRPGEPLVSVTPGLTLAAGYGLDSLRDADLVVVPPPGSQAGFPAEALDAVRAAAEAGATVLSLCSGAFLLGEAGLLDGRKCTTHWGYVEELAARFPTAVVDPDVLFVDEGNLVTSAGTAAGIDACLHVVRRELGSTVANTIARRMVVPPQRDGGQRQFIEQPVVACTSDSLSETMAWMSENLELPHTVDELAARSSMSSRTFARKFAAETGTTPVKWLTTQRVLYARQLLEGTDLGLEAISRRTGFGSGALLRHHFNRVVGVAPGDYRRRFGCNTAELTQ from the coding sequence ATGATCTCCAAGGTCGCGACACTGCTCCTCGACCGGGTGTCGATGTTCGAGTTCGGTGTGGTCTGCGAGGTGTTCGGCATCGACCGCACCGAATACGGAGTGCCGGCATTCGATTTCCGGATCTGCGGGATCCGTCCCGGCGAACCTCTCGTGTCGGTCACCCCCGGTCTGACGCTCGCGGCCGGATACGGGCTGGACTCGCTGCGGGACGCGGATCTCGTCGTGGTCCCGCCGCCGGGGTCGCAGGCCGGCTTCCCCGCGGAGGCGCTCGACGCCGTACGCGCGGCCGCGGAGGCCGGTGCCACGGTCCTCAGCCTGTGCTCCGGTGCGTTCCTGCTCGGCGAGGCGGGACTGCTGGACGGGCGCAAGTGCACCACCCACTGGGGGTACGTCGAGGAACTGGCCGCCCGGTTCCCGACGGCGGTGGTCGACCCGGACGTCCTGTTCGTCGACGAGGGCAACCTCGTCACCAGCGCCGGCACCGCGGCCGGTATCGACGCCTGCCTGCACGTGGTGCGCCGGGAGCTCGGTTCCACGGTGGCCAACACGATCGCCCGCCGGATGGTCGTGCCGCCGCAACGCGACGGCGGGCAGCGGCAGTTCATCGAGCAGCCGGTGGTGGCGTGCACGTCGGACAGTCTGAGCGAGACGATGGCGTGGATGAGCGAGAACCTCGAGTTGCCGCACACGGTCGACGAGCTCGCGGCCCGCTCGTCCATGTCGTCACGGACGTTCGCGCGCAAGTTCGCGGCCGAGACGGGCACCACCCCGGTCAAGTGGCTGACGACGCAGCGCGTCCTCTACGCCCGGCAGCTACTCGAGGGCACCGACCTCGGACTCGAGGCGATCTCGAGGCGCACCGGATTCGGTTCCGGTGCGCTACTACGCCACCACTTCAACCGGGTGGTCGGTGTCGCGCCCGGCGACTACCGTCGCCGGTTCGGCTGCAACACAGCCGAACTCACGCAATGA